TTACAATTGTATTATTCTACATGATTGCACAACTAGTTGGTGCAGGCGCACTTATTCAATTACTTTTAGGAATTGACTATTGGGTTGCAGTATTAATCGTTGGTGTTATGATGACTACTTATGTTTTATTCGGTGGTATGACTGCAACTTCTTGGGTACAAATTATTAAAGCTTGTCTATTAATGTTAGGTACTGTCATTATTTCGTTCTTAGTATTAAAAGAGTTTGGCTTCAGTATTTCAACAATGTTTACAGAAATGTCTACTGCTACTGACAGCGGTGCGGCATACTTAAACCCTGGACTTAAGTATACAAACGGTATTGATACAATTTCTGTTTTAATTGCCCTTGTATTAGGTACTGCAGGTCTTCCACATATCTTAATGCGTTTCTTCACAGTAAAAGATGCAAAAACAGCTCGTTCTTCAGTTATTTGGGCTACTTGGATTGTAGGTCTATTCTATGTATTAACAATCTTCTTAGGCTTCGGTGCTGCTGCATTCGTTGGTAAAGAAGACATTATCGCTGCAAACGCGGCTGGTAACATGGCTGCTCCACTTCTTGCAGAAGCACTTGGTGGCGACATTCTGTTCTCATTCGTTTGTGCAGTAGCATTCGCAACAATCTTAGCGGTAGTAGCAGGTCTTGTACTTTCAGGTGCATCTGCCCTATCACATGATATTTATGGTCAAATTATTAAAAAAGGTAAGATTACAGAAAAAGAGCAAGTACTTGCTGCTCGTATCGGTTCTATTACAATCTCTATAGTATCAATCCTTCTTGCACTTGGTGCACAAACATTAAACGTTGCGTTCTTAGTATCACTAGCATTCTGTATTGCTGGTTCAGCAAACTTACCAGTAATTATTTACACAATTTATTGGAAACGCTTTAATACGGCTGGTGCAGTAACAGCGATGTTAACAGGTTTAATTTCTGCTTTAATACTTGTAGCTGTATCTCCAAACGTTTGGAATCCAGTTGAAGGTAAAGCAATCTTCGTAGGTAATCCGTTAATTATGTTAACGAATCCTGCAATAATTTCTGTACCACTTGGTTTCCTAGGTGGTTTCATCGGAACGTTACTTTCTAAAGAATCTGATGATGCGAAATATCGTGAAGTTGATGTAAAAGCAAACACTGGTATTTCAGTTCAAGACGTCTCTCACTAATACTATCACTAAAACCCCGTAAACTTTATGCTTACGGGGTTTTACTTTTCTCCCTCTTTTCGGTAATATATTGGTAATGTGAAATGGAGGGATTAGCATGGCACTATCTAAAGCTAAAAAGAAACGTATGCATTTAAAACGGACGCAAGGTAAGGATGTTGAAAAAAAACGTCAAACTGCCCCTTTTAGTACGCATGAGCGCGTGACAAAAACGAAGCATGCTACATTAGAACACAATAGAACAAAACATAGGAAACAGCCACACGGAGACGATTACTCGCTCTAAATGTGGCTGTTTTTGTCGTGTCTTTATAAATCGTAAAATAATTTTGTGTTTCGTGTCAAAGTATTGGCCGCTTCTTGCGTTGTTATACCTTTAAGCGTTGCAATGACTTCAATACTTTTAGCCATCATAGACGGCGATGTTCGAGCCTTGTCAAAAGGTCCTTCAAATGGCCAAGGTCCATCCGTTTCCACCATCATCAGTTCCAATGGATACTTTGTAATCAAATCTTGTATTTCCGCTTCATAAACACAATCAGGCGTAATGGAAATATAATAACCATTATGTATCATGCGCACAATTGCCTCTTCACTTCCCTTGAACCAATGAAAATGAGCTTTCTTTACACCATGTTTCTCAAGTAAATCACAAGCGATGAGTGCATCCTCATAAACAGCATGTAACACTATCGGTTTGTGAAGTTCTTGCGCTAACAAAATAAATTGTTCTAATAACGCAATATAAGGGCGTTCATCCAATACATGCGTCTGTTTTCGATAATAAGGTAAACCAACCTCTCCAACAGCAATCATCTCACTTGCGTGCAGTCGTATCCAATTAAATAAAGCTTCTTTCTCCTTATCATTAGGCAACGACTGTTCAGGATGAAAACCATATGCTGCCTTGACCTTCGCATAGGCTCTCGATAACTTCAGCGTTTTCTCACAAGATTGTAAGTCCGTACTGACCGCTATAACCGTTTGCGCCTCATCAAGTAGCAAAGGTACTTCTTCTTCTTGATACTGATCTAAATGAATATGTGCATCAATCAACATATGCATCGTCCTTTTCTTCCTTTAAATACTGAAAAAGTTGTTGTTTTAACTGTGTAAATTGAGTGGAATGACGAATTTCCTCGGAACGTGGTCGTGCAAACGGCACAATGATTTCTTCCTTAACCGTCGCTGGACGTTTCGTTAATACAATAATACGATCCGCTAAAAATAGCGCTTCTTCAATACTATGTGTCACGAATAGGATAGATTTTTTATGTTCCTCCCAAATAGATAACAACCATGCTTGCATTTCTAATCTTGTAAACTCATCGAGCGCTGAAAAAGGTTCATCTAAGCATAGTATCGGTTTCCCGCTGACGATAGCACGCAAAAATGATACACGTTGCTGCATGCCTCCTGATAATGCATGCGGATAAGCATTTTCAAACGAAGCAAGACCAACCTTTTCTAGCCACGCTTTGGCAAGCTCTTTATTCGGACGACGCTGCAATTCTTCAACAATCATGACATTTTCTAAAATCGTCCGCCACGGTAATAAGCAAGGTTGTTGGGGCATATAGCCAATGCTACCTGTTTTTCGTTGAATATTGTCTCCATTTAACAAAATAGCGCCGCGATCGACAGGCGTTATTCCTCCTATCAATTGAAAGAGTGTGCTTTTTCCGCTACCTGAAGGACCAATGATTGCCACAAATTCACCTTCCTGTACGGTAAAGGATAAATTATACACTACTTCAAGCGAGCCAAAGGACTTAGATATGTCTTGAATGTTCAGCATGTGCGCCCCTCCCCTTTACAACAAGCTTTTCTACAAAACGAATCACACTAAATAACAATAAACTTAATAAGACAATCGCAAATATCGCTACAAAGACGCGATCCGTTCGAAACGATGATTGTGCGAGCGTCATATAAACACCAATTCCCTTTTTTGCACCAAGCCATTCAGCAATGACCGCTCCCATCACACTATAGGTCGCCGCAATCTTAATACCGGAAAAGATAGATGGATACGCATAAGGCCATTCTAATTTCCAAAATGTTTGCCCCTTCGTAGCACCAATCATTGCAAAATAATGTTTAAGCTCAGGAGAGGTTTGGCGAAACCCATCCATCGCCGCGATAACGATTGGAAAGAAGCAAACGAGACAAATAATAATCAGCTTGGGTAACAGGCCAAAGCCAAACCAAATAATTAATAATGGCGCTAAAACGAGCACTGGCACATTTTGAGACACAATAAGAATCGGATAAACAAACGCTCTAATGGTTGATGAGCGATGTAAAAATACCGCAACGCTTAAGCCGCACATCACACCAATAGCAAGCCCTAATAATGCTAGCTGAATCGTGGCCCAAACATGGGGAATAAACGTTGAATACGATTCAATACCTTCAATCATAATGGCACTTGGCGCTGGCAATAGCCAATGCGGGATATCAGCTACACGTATAATAAGTTCCCATATGAATAAGAGGAAGGCGATAAAAATAATCGACCTTCCTTTCAGCATTACCTGTTTCACCCTCGATATTTCTCCGTTAATGTTCCCATTGTAATACCAGCTGGCTGATATAAAATTTTCACTTGTGTAATAACATTGATAGCGCCTAAGTCAATCATCTTTTTATTCATCTCTTCAATAATTTGTAACAAAGTGGATAATTCACCCTCCATTGTTGTTTCCAGTGGATGCACCTCATAGTGCACACCGGAAGCATCGATTACAGCTATTGCCGCATCTACAAATGGGATCACATCCTCATATTTTTCTGTTTTAGGTATGATTTGTACACTAATTAATGAATTCGCCATTTATTTTGCTCCTTTCTTTGGTAAGAAGTCGTTTGTAAATGCTTGTTGTGCATTAAAGTCGCCTTCTAAAACGTTATTCTGTGTCATCCAGTCCGCATAGTTTTCCCAAACTGCTAACTTTTGTTCTCCCCATTGCGCCGCATCATCTTGATATTTACCCGCTAACCATTCCTGACTTTTATGCACAAGCTCTTTATCCAAATCAGGTACCGCTTCAAGTAAAATATCAGCCGCTTCACTCGGATGCGCTATCGCATATTCATAGCCTTTGGCAGTAGCTGCGACAAATGCCTTTACGACATCAGGATTATCCTTTATCATTTTTTCATTCGTTGCCAATACAGGTGTGTAATAATCAAGCTGCTCACTATAGTCGGTTAAATACTGCATATTTAACTTTTCCCCACGAAGTTCTGCCTCAATACCTGTCCAAGCATAATAAATCCACGCAAAATCAATATCCTTTTGCATCATTGTGAAAAAGTCGATATCTCCCGCATTGACGATATCTAATTTGTTTATATCAGCATTTTCTGTTTGCATCAGTGACTGTAAAACAGCTTGTTCCACTGGAGCACCCCAGCCACCATAGGTTTTTCCTTCGTAATCTTTTGGTGATGTAATGCCTTTTGAAGCGAGTGATGCAAAACCTGAAGTATTATGTTGAATAATTGCCGCAATCGATACAAGTGGTACACCTTGTACACGAGCTTGCGTAATGCCTTCTTGGATGCTTACGCCAAACTCTGATTTCCCAGACGCCACAAGCTGATCAGCACCTGCATCACCTGGTAAAATAATCTCTACGTCTAAGCCTTGCTCTTTAAAATAGCCAAGCTTTTGCGCCACATAAAGTCCCGTATGATTCGTATTAGGTGTCCAGTCCAGTACAACTGATACTTTTTTTTCTGAACTGGCTTCCTCTTTTTTGTCTTCTTTTGCGCTACACCCAACTAATGTAATTAGTGCAGCAACCATAATGATTAACCATTTTTTCATGCTATATCCTCCTAGCAAGTAATTTGAAAGTGTTCATGATTGAATGTTTCACCAGAAGAAAAGCGTATGCTGTTTTTAATCCGTTTGCAGACGATGCTCATTGTTTTCTATCTGCTTAAGGGAATTCATCATCCTTAAACAAAAAACGCCTAGGAATTATCCCAGACGTTTGCAAACGGTATCAAAAAATAGTGTACGAATATTTTTGAATAGATGTTCCCTACGCTGGTACGAGCCAAATCAGGTTCAAAGGGTCAGCATCTGAACGGACGCAATCTCAGCTGGCAACTTCCAGCCCCCCTACATTCTTAACTTATGAACTTTTCGTTGATTATTATACCCCTATCTATCTTCAAATGACAAGCTCGTATTTTTAAACCTTTAAAATCAGCCTTGCTGTCGATGCCTATCATAAGCGAGCAAATTTCTTTCTAATTAGTAATTCGTTTTCCAAAGCATTTTGCTAGATGAAAAAAGCCCAGTTCTGTATAAGAACATGGGCATAATAAATTATTCCTCTTCTTTTTTCATTTTCATTACATGAGAAATGGTACCGTCTGTAGCGATATCTATTTTAAAGGAGCCATTCGAATGGCGATCTGCGCGCGTTAAACCTTTGACATCAATGATTTCTTTTACGCCTTTTTCTGTTTCAACAATGACTTGCTCCTGATCACTTGCTTTTACTACCGCAACTATACGATGTGGATTGGCTTTTAATTCGGTTAACACTTTTAAACCACGTTTTGCTCTACTTGCCATATCGACTTCAGCGACATTCATCTTCTTCACAGCACCTCGTTGGGTAACAATCACGACATACTCTGTATCAGACGGCTTTAATATTGTTACACCAACAAGTACTTCCCCATCTTTTAACGTGATACCTTTCACGCCACCCGTTTTAACACCTGTGACAGGAAGTTCTTCAATTGGGAAGCGGATAGCGTAGGCTGTATCAGTAATCAATAACAGCTCTGCCTCGTCTGAAACAATATCCGCCATGATCATTTCATCGCCTGATTTGACATTCATCGTCTTAATCGGCTTCGAATAACGTGTTACTGCATAATCTGGCAGTGGCGAGCGCTTAATTTGCCCTTCCTTTGTAGCGGTTAAAATATAGATGTTTGGCTGTTCAAAGGAATCAAAACCATAGACTGCAATAATTGTTTCATCTTCCCCTGTTGGCACAATACTTGAGATATGCTGACCAAGATCTTTCCAACGAATATCCGGCAATTCATGTACAGGCTGATAAATATAATTCCCACGATTTGTGAACAACAACAGATGATGCTGGGTATTTAACGTTGCCTCATACAGTAAATAATCGGAGTCTTTCATGGCAAAATCTTGTCCATTAGATGCTGCATGCGAACGTGTGGATGTGCGCTTAATATAGCCATCCTTCGTCACTGTGACCACAACATCCTCACTTGGAACAAGCACGTCTAACGTAATTTTAATTTCTTCAATCTCTTGTTCGATTTTCGAACGGCGTGGTTCAGAAAAACGTTTTTTAATGTCGAGTAATTCTTGTTTAATGACACGTACAAGTTTCGCCCCGCTATGCAAAATACCTTCTAGTTTCGCAATCAGTGCATTTAACTCATCTTGTTCACGACGTAGCTCTGTAATATCCGTATTCGTTAAACGGTATAATTGTAAGCTCACAATCGCCTCCGATTGCACTTCAGTAAAGTCAAATTTCACCTGTAAATTTGTTTTTGCGTCGCGCTTATCATTCGATGAACGAATTGTTGCAATTACTTCATCTAAAATCGACAGTGCTTTAATCAAGCCATCAACAATATGAGAACGGTCTTTTGCCTTTTGTAAATCATAAATGGAGCGGTTTGTCACCACTTCTTTTTGATGGGCTATGTACGCATCAAGTAGCAGTGGCAATGTCATCATCGTTGGACGACGATTATGGATCGCAATCATATTAAAGTTATAGGCTACTTGCAAATCAGTAGTTTTAAATAAGTAATTTAAAATGCCCTGTGCTGGCACGTCTTTTTTTAACTCAATCACGACGCGTAAACCAGTACGGTCTGATTCATCTCGAATTTCTGCAATGCCTTCCAGGCGTTTATCGACGCGTTGTTCATCAATTTTCTTTACAAGATTTGCCTTATTCACATCATAAGGTAACTCTGTAATAACGATTTGCTCTTTCCCGCCTTTTAATGGTTCAATGGCTGCTTGAGCTCGAACAATAATTTTACCGCGTCCAGTTTCATATGCCTTTTTAATACCATCGACACCTTGAATAATCCCTCCTGTTGGGAAGTCAGGGCCTTTAATCACCGTCATTAGCTCATCGACAGTTGAATTCGGTTGATCTAAACGCATTAAAACGGCATCTAACACCTCATCAAGTGCATGTGGGGGAATATCTGTGGCATAACCAGCAGATATCCCCGTCGACCCGTTGACAAGCAAATTCGGGAAGCGAGCAGGCAATACTGTTGGCTCCATATCCTGATCATCAAAATTCGGTACAAACTCCACTGTCTTTTTACCGATATCACGTAACATTTCAGCTGCAATTGCTGACAATCTTGCTTCTGTATAACGCATCGCAGCAGGTGGATCTCCATCAACAGAACCATTATTTCCGTGCATTTCAATGAGCATATGGCGCGCTTTCCAATCTTGACTCATTCGCACCATCGCTTCATATACCGAACTATCACCGTGTGGATGGTAGTTACCGATTACATTCCCGACCGTTTTGGCAGACTTACGGAACGGTTTATCGTTCGTATTGCCTTCTGTATACATCGCAAATAAAATACGTCGCTGTACAGGTTTAAGACCGTCGCGCGCATCTGGCAACGCTCGGTCTTGAATAATATACTTACTATAACGACCAAATCGGTCTCCCATTACTTCTTCTAATGGTAAATCTTGAAACTTTTCCGTACTACTCATGCTTGGTCCTCCTCTTGTTGGATGAATTCATTGTCTAAAATGTTCGAATCATCCTCCATGCCGAAGTTAACATTTGCTTCGATCCATTTACGGCGCGGCTCTACCTTATCACCCATTAACGTTGTCACGCGACGCTCAGCACGTGCCCCATCTTCAATCGTGACACGAATTAACGTCCGTGTCTCAGGGTTCATCGTCGTATCCCACAGTTGGTCAGCATTCATCTCACCAAGTCCTTTATAACGTTGTAGGATATAGCCTTTCCCCACTTTTTTAATGGCTTTTTGTAAATCATTTTCGGTCCAAGCATATTCAATGACCTCTTTTTTCCCTACACCCTTTGATACTTTATAAAGTGGTGGTAACGCAATAAATACTTTACCAGCCTCAATTAATGGGCGCATATAACGATAGAAGAATGTTAATAGGAGCACCTGAATATGTGCGCCATCCGTATCAGCATCGGTCATAATGACAACTTTATCGTAGGCTGAATCTTCTACTGAGAAATCCGCTCCGACTCCTGCACCAATAGCATGAATAATTGTGGAAATCTCCTCGTTTTTCATAATATCTTGGAGCTTCGCTTTTTCGGTATTAATGACTTTACCGCGCAACGGTAAAATCGCCTGAAACGTACGATCTCGCCCTTGTTTCGCTGAACCGCCAGCAGAATCACCTTCGACTAAATATAATTCGTTTTTCGCAGCATTGCGAGATTGTGCAGGTGTTAGCTTTCCTGAAAGAATCGTACTTCCTTTTTTACTTTTCTTCCCGTTACGGGCATCTTCGCGTGCTTTTCGCGCCGCTTCACGTACTTGTTGCGCACGAATCGCTTTTCGCACAAGCGATGCAGACAATTCCGCATTTTCTTCTAGCACATATAAAACTTGTTCAGAGACAACACTATCGACTACCGAACGCGCTTCACTTGTACCGAGCTTTCCTTTCGTTTGCCCCTCAAATTGTAGTAAATGTTCAGGAATACGGACAGAAACAATTGCTGCTAAACCTTCGCGAATATCTGTCCCTTCAAGATTTTTATCTTTATCTTTTAGTAATCCTATTTTCCGTGCATATTCATTGAAAACTCTTGTCAAGGCAGCTTTTGCACCGGTTTCATGCGTACCACCATCACGTGTACGGACGTTGTTTACAAACGATAAGATTGTTTCTGAATAACCATCGTTGAATTGGAAGGCAAATTCAACTTCGATATCGTCTTGCTCACCCTCTACATATTTGACAGGATGAAGAACATCTTTTTCCTCATTCAAATACGCAACGAAAGCTTCAATGCCGTTTTCGTAAAAGAAAACATCACCTTTGCCTTCCTCGCGTTGATCAATTAACTCAATTTTTAATCCTTTTAATAAAAATGCAGACTCACGTAAACGTTCTGCCAGTGTATCATAATTAAATTTTGTGACGGAAAAGATCGTGTCATCTGGCAGGAAATGGACAAGTGTGCCTGTTTGCTTTGTCTGTCCGATTTCTTCTAAAGTCGTCACAGGATGTCCACCGTTTTCAAAACGCTGTTTATATTTTTTGCCATCGCGATGAATCGTCACTTCTAAAAATGTCGATAAGGCATTAACAACGGATGAGCCAACACCGTGTAAGCCGCCACTCGTTTTATAGCCGCCTTGTCCAAATTTACCACCTGCATGTAAGACTGTGAAAATAATTTCAGGGGTAGGTTTGCCCATTTTATGCATACCTGTTGGCATTCCACGTCCAAAATCGCGAACGCTTAAACTTTGATCTTTATGAATTGTGACAATGATATGAGAACCAAAGCCAGCAAGTGCTTCATCCACCGCATTATCTACGATTTCATATACAAGGTGATGAAGTCCTCTGCCATCTGTGGAACCGATATACATGCCGGGTCGCTTTCGTACCGCTTCTAATCCTTCTAATACTTGAATTGCGTCATCATTATAGACGCTAGGTGACTGTTTATTCGCCAAAAGATTCCCCTCCAAAAAACAAACGCATGTTCTGATTACGTTCTCATCCTAATAATAATAGCATTTCCTGTCAATAGCTAGTGACAGATATATATTTTTTTAATTA
This genomic interval from Lysinibacillus sphaericus contains the following:
- a CDS encoding solute symporter family protein, with the translated sequence MSFIAIFFFVAIVGLTLVITWWASKRTSSASDFYTAGGGLTGWQNGLAIAGDYLSAASFLGIAGAVALFGFDGFFFSIGYLVAYLVVLYIVAEPLRNLGKFTLADMITARFNNSKVRGTAALSTITIVLFYMIAQLVGAGALIQLLLGIDYWVAVLIVGVMMTTYVLFGGMTATSWVQIIKACLLMLGTVIISFLVLKEFGFSISTMFTEMSTATDSGAAYLNPGLKYTNGIDTISVLIALVLGTAGLPHILMRFFTVKDAKTARSSVIWATWIVGLFYVLTIFLGFGAAAFVGKEDIIAANAAGNMAAPLLAEALGGDILFSFVCAVAFATILAVVAGLVLSGASALSHDIYGQIIKKGKITEKEQVLAARIGSITISIVSILLALGAQTLNVAFLVSLAFCIAGSANLPVIIYTIYWKRFNTAGAVTAMLTGLISALILVAVSPNVWNPVEGKAIFVGNPLIMLTNPAIISVPLGFLGGFIGTLLSKESDDAKYREVDVKANTGISVQDVSH
- a CDS encoding TatD family hydrolase — protein: MLIDAHIHLDQYQEEEVPLLLDEAQTVIAVSTDLQSCEKTLKLSRAYAKVKAAYGFHPEQSLPNDKEKEALFNWIRLHASEMIAVGEVGLPYYRKQTHVLDERPYIALLEQFILLAQELHKPIVLHAVYEDALIACDLLEKHGVKKAHFHWFKGSEEAIVRMIHNGYYISITPDCVYEAEIQDLITKYPLELMMVETDGPWPFEGPFDKARTSPSMMAKSIEVIATLKGITTQEAANTLTRNTKLFYDL
- a CDS encoding ABC transporter ATP-binding protein produces the protein MLNIQDISKSFGSLEVVYNLSFTVQEGEFVAIIGPSGSGKSTLFQLIGGITPVDRGAILLNGDNIQRKTGSIGYMPQQPCLLPWRTILENVMIVEELQRRPNKELAKAWLEKVGLASFENAYPHALSGGMQQRVSFLRAIVSGKPILCLDEPFSALDEFTRLEMQAWLLSIWEEHKKSILFVTHSIEEALFLADRIIVLTKRPATVKEEIIVPFARPRSEEIRHSTQFTQLKQQLFQYLKEEKDDAYVD
- a CDS encoding ABC transporter permease, which codes for MLKGRSIIFIAFLLFIWELIIRVADIPHWLLPAPSAIMIEGIESYSTFIPHVWATIQLALLGLAIGVMCGLSVAVFLHRSSTIRAFVYPILIVSQNVPVLVLAPLLIIWFGFGLLPKLIIICLVCFFPIVIAAMDGFRQTSPELKHYFAMIGATKGQTFWKLEWPYAYPSIFSGIKIAATYSVMGAVIAEWLGAKKGIGVYMTLAQSSFRTDRVFVAIFAIVLLSLLLFSVIRFVEKLVVKGRGAHAEHSRHI
- a CDS encoding thiamine-binding protein — encoded protein: MANSLISVQIIPKTEKYEDVIPFVDAAIAVIDASGVHYEVHPLETTMEGELSTLLQIIEEMNKKMIDLGAINVITQVKILYQPAGITMGTLTEKYRG
- a CDS encoding ABC transporter substrate-binding protein produces the protein MKKWLIIMVAALITLVGCSAKEDKKEEASSEKKVSVVLDWTPNTNHTGLYVAQKLGYFKEQGLDVEIILPGDAGADQLVASGKSEFGVSIQEGITQARVQGVPLVSIAAIIQHNTSGFASLASKGITSPKDYEGKTYGGWGAPVEQAVLQSLMQTENADINKLDIVNAGDIDFFTMMQKDIDFAWIYYAWTGIEAELRGEKLNMQYLTDYSEQLDYYTPVLATNEKMIKDNPDVVKAFVAATAKGYEYAIAHPSEAADILLEAVPDLDKELVHKSQEWLAGKYQDDAAQWGEQKLAVWENYADWMTQNNVLEGDFNAQQAFTNDFLPKKGAK
- the parC gene encoding DNA topoisomerase IV subunit A; translation: MSSTEKFQDLPLEEVMGDRFGRYSKYIIQDRALPDARDGLKPVQRRILFAMYTEGNTNDKPFRKSAKTVGNVIGNYHPHGDSSVYEAMVRMSQDWKARHMLIEMHGNNGSVDGDPPAAMRYTEARLSAIAAEMLRDIGKKTVEFVPNFDDQDMEPTVLPARFPNLLVNGSTGISAGYATDIPPHALDEVLDAVLMRLDQPNSTVDELMTVIKGPDFPTGGIIQGVDGIKKAYETGRGKIIVRAQAAIEPLKGGKEQIVITELPYDVNKANLVKKIDEQRVDKRLEGIAEIRDESDRTGLRVVIELKKDVPAQGILNYLFKTTDLQVAYNFNMIAIHNRRPTMMTLPLLLDAYIAHQKEVVTNRSIYDLQKAKDRSHIVDGLIKALSILDEVIATIRSSNDKRDAKTNLQVKFDFTEVQSEAIVSLQLYRLTNTDITELRREQDELNALIAKLEGILHSGAKLVRVIKQELLDIKKRFSEPRRSKIEQEIEEIKITLDVLVPSEDVVVTVTKDGYIKRTSTRSHAASNGQDFAMKDSDYLLYEATLNTQHHLLLFTNRGNYIYQPVHELPDIRWKDLGQHISSIVPTGEDETIIAVYGFDSFEQPNIYILTATKEGQIKRSPLPDYAVTRYSKPIKTMNVKSGDEMIMADIVSDEAELLLITDTAYAIRFPIEELPVTGVKTGGVKGITLKDGEVLVGVTILKPSDTEYVVIVTQRGAVKKMNVAEVDMASRAKRGLKVLTELKANPHRIVAVVKASDQEQVIVETEKGVKEIIDVKGLTRADRHSNGSFKIDIATDGTISHVMKMKKEEE
- the parE gene encoding DNA topoisomerase IV subunit B, coding for MANKQSPSVYNDDAIQVLEGLEAVRKRPGMYIGSTDGRGLHHLVYEIVDNAVDEALAGFGSHIIVTIHKDQSLSVRDFGRGMPTGMHKMGKPTPEIIFTVLHAGGKFGQGGYKTSGGLHGVGSSVVNALSTFLEVTIHRDGKKYKQRFENGGHPVTTLEEIGQTKQTGTLVHFLPDDTIFSVTKFNYDTLAERLRESAFLLKGLKIELIDQREEGKGDVFFYENGIEAFVAYLNEEKDVLHPVKYVEGEQDDIEVEFAFQFNDGYSETILSFVNNVRTRDGGTHETGAKAALTRVFNEYARKIGLLKDKDKNLEGTDIREGLAAIVSVRIPEHLLQFEGQTKGKLGTSEARSVVDSVVSEQVLYVLEENAELSASLVRKAIRAQQVREAARKAREDARNGKKSKKGSTILSGKLTPAQSRNAAKNELYLVEGDSAGGSAKQGRDRTFQAILPLRGKVINTEKAKLQDIMKNEEISTIIHAIGAGVGADFSVEDSAYDKVVIMTDADTDGAHIQVLLLTFFYRYMRPLIEAGKVFIALPPLYKVSKGVGKKEVIEYAWTENDLQKAIKKVGKGYILQRYKGLGEMNADQLWDTTMNPETRTLIRVTIEDGARAERRVTTLMGDKVEPRRKWIEANVNFGMEDDSNILDNEFIQQEEDQA